Proteins from a genomic interval of Natator depressus isolate rNatDep1 chromosome 20, rNatDep2.hap1, whole genome shotgun sequence:
- the CD63 gene encoding CD63 antigen, producing the protein MALEGGMRCVKFLVFFFNFLFWLCGIALIVIGIYVQIELNKTLIMSSPSASGAPIVIIVVGVVIFFVSFFGCCGASKENYCMVTTFAVLLTCIFLVEIAAAIAGYIFKDKVRAVLQDGLEDAMKKYGNDTLVTQTLDDLQRKYSCCGANNYTDWSAIEPFKSNHSVPASCCWANATVPTCYLNPTPATINVQGCAQSIEAWLKKHIVIVAAVALGIAFFELLGIIFACCLMKGIRSGYEVM; encoded by the exons ATGGCGTTGGAAGGCGGCATGAGATGCGTCAAGTTCCTGGTTTTCTTCTTCAACTTCTTGTTCTGG ctctgcggcATCGCCCTCATCGTCATCGGGATCTACGTGCAGATTGAGCTCAACAAGACACTGATCATGAGCAGCCCTTCGGCCTCGGGCGCCCCCATCGTCATCATCGTCGTGGGCGTCGTCATCTTCTTTGTCTCCTTCTTTGGCTGCTGCGGGGCCTCGAAGGAGAATTACTGCATGGTCACCACG TTCGCTGTCCTGCTCACCTGTATCTTCCTGGTGGAGATCGCAGCTGCCATTGCCGGGTAcatcttcaaggacaag gtCCGTGCTGTGCTCCAGGACGGCCTGGAGGACGCCATGAAGAAATACGGCAACGACACGCTGGTAACCCAGACCCTGGACGATCTGCAGAGGAAA TATTCCTGCTGTGGGGCCAATAACTACACGGACTGGTCCGCCATCGAACCGTTCAAAAGCAACCACAGCGTCCCCGCATCCTGCTGCTGGGCAAACGCCACCGTGCCCACATGCTACCTCAATCCCACGCCTGCCACCATCAATGTCCAA GGCTGTGCACAGAGCATCGAGGCCTGGCTGAAGAAACACATCGTCATTGTGGCGGCCGTGGCGCTGGGCATCGCCTTCTTCGAG CTCCTGGGCATCATCTTCGCCTGCTGCCTCATGAAGGGGATCCGCAGCGGCTACGAGGTCATGTAG
- the LOC141975016 gene encoding inositol polyphosphate 1-phosphatase-like isoform X2, whose product MSALLKSLVGASEKSARIAQLCRQEEALFQLLIEEKTGTDKNKKFVQDFKTLADVLIQEVIKHDVGKEFPELHGHICGEESNKFENSLGETLVVQVCATQRDTASLLFKILDRNQPAAELLAAAIHQEVALQDPALDTVVLAIPPERLAIWIDPIDSTNQYIRGQASVAPIGGICPSGLRSALVLIGAYDRSSGDPVLGVINEPFFREDPLTHRWQGVYHWGVSYQGTSLCSLSRPPLRPEPSVVLSRSETPAIQRALRPLYGERLRFASGAGYKMLCVILGLAEAYVLSEGSTFKWDSCAPHAILRALGGGMVDLEAALQAWCAGQRGALPELTYSQPAGGAVGAERWANRGGLVAFMHREHLEVVLATLATAAL is encoded by the exons ATGTCGGCCCTGCTGAAGAGCCTAGTGGGTGCGTCGGAGAAGTCAGCCCGCATCGCCCAGCTGTGCCGCCAGGAGGAGGCGCTCTTCCAGCTGCTCATTGAGGAGAAGACGGGCACCGACAAGAACAAGAAGTTTGTGCAGGATTTCAAGACGCTGGCGGACGTGCTCATCCAGGAGGTCATAAAGCACGACGTGGGCAAGGAG TTCCCGGAGCTGCACGGCCACATCTGCGGGGAGGAGTCCAACAAGTTTGAGAACAGCCTGG GAGAGACCCTGGTGGTGCAGGTGTGCGCGACCCAGCGGGACACGGCCTCGCTGCTCTTCAAAATCCTGGACCGGAACCAGCCGGCGGCCGAGCTGCTGGCAGCGGCCATCCACCAGGAGGTGGCGCTGCAGGACCCGGCGCTGGACACTGTGGTGCTGGCAATCCCCCCGGAGAGACTGGCCATCTGGATCGACCCCATCG ACTCCACCAATCAGTATATCCGTGGCCAGGCCAGCGTGGCGCCCATTGGTGGCATCTGCCCGTCCGGGCTGCGCTCGGCACTGGTGCTCATCGGGGCGTATGACCGCAGCTCGGGGGACCCGGTCCTGGGGGTCATCAACGAGCCGTTCTTCCGGGAGGACCCCCTCACCCACAG GTGGCAGGGCGTGTATCACTGGGGCGTCTCGTACCAGGGCACCAGCCTGTGCTCGCTGAGCCGGCCCCCGCTGCGCCCCGAGCCCTCCGTCGTCCTGAGCCGCAGCGAGACGCCGGCCATCCAGCGGGCGCTGAGGCCCCTGTATGGGGAGCGGCTGCGCTTCGCCTCGGGCGCCGGCTACAAGATGCTGTGCGTGATCCTGGGGCTGGCCGAGGCCTACGTCCTCTCGGAGGGCAGCACCTTCAAGTGGGACTCGTGCGCCCCCCATGCCATCCTGCGGGCCCTGGGCGGAGGGATGGTGGACCTGGAGGCTGCCCTGCAGGCCTGGTGCGCcggccagcggggggcgctgcCAGAGCTGACCTACAGCCAGCCtgcggggggcgctgtgggggccGAGCGCTGGGCCAACCGGGGCGGCCTGGTGGCCTTCATGCACCGTGAACACCTGGAGGTGGTGCTGGCCACGCTGGCCACTGCTGCCCTGTGA
- the LOC141975016 gene encoding inositol polyphosphate 1-phosphatase-like isoform X1, translating to MQDPRSTMSALLKSLVGASEKSARIAQLCRQEEALFQLLIEEKTGTDKNKKFVQDFKTLADVLIQEVIKHDVGKEFPELHGHICGEESNKFENSLGETLVVQVCATQRDTASLLFKILDRNQPAAELLAAAIHQEVALQDPALDTVVLAIPPERLAIWIDPIDSTNQYIRGQASVAPIGGICPSGLRSALVLIGAYDRSSGDPVLGVINEPFFREDPLTHRWQGVYHWGVSYQGTSLCSLSRPPLRPEPSVVLSRSETPAIQRALRPLYGERLRFASGAGYKMLCVILGLAEAYVLSEGSTFKWDSCAPHAILRALGGGMVDLEAALQAWCAGQRGALPELTYSQPAGGAVGAERWANRGGLVAFMHREHLEVVLATLATAAL from the exons ATGCAGG ACCCCCGCTCCACCATGTCGGCCCTGCTGAAGAGCCTAGTGGGTGCGTCGGAGAAGTCAGCCCGCATCGCCCAGCTGTGCCGCCAGGAGGAGGCGCTCTTCCAGCTGCTCATTGAGGAGAAGACGGGCACCGACAAGAACAAGAAGTTTGTGCAGGATTTCAAGACGCTGGCGGACGTGCTCATCCAGGAGGTCATAAAGCACGACGTGGGCAAGGAG TTCCCGGAGCTGCACGGCCACATCTGCGGGGAGGAGTCCAACAAGTTTGAGAACAGCCTGG GAGAGACCCTGGTGGTGCAGGTGTGCGCGACCCAGCGGGACACGGCCTCGCTGCTCTTCAAAATCCTGGACCGGAACCAGCCGGCGGCCGAGCTGCTGGCAGCGGCCATCCACCAGGAGGTGGCGCTGCAGGACCCGGCGCTGGACACTGTGGTGCTGGCAATCCCCCCGGAGAGACTGGCCATCTGGATCGACCCCATCG ACTCCACCAATCAGTATATCCGTGGCCAGGCCAGCGTGGCGCCCATTGGTGGCATCTGCCCGTCCGGGCTGCGCTCGGCACTGGTGCTCATCGGGGCGTATGACCGCAGCTCGGGGGACCCGGTCCTGGGGGTCATCAACGAGCCGTTCTTCCGGGAGGACCCCCTCACCCACAG GTGGCAGGGCGTGTATCACTGGGGCGTCTCGTACCAGGGCACCAGCCTGTGCTCGCTGAGCCGGCCCCCGCTGCGCCCCGAGCCCTCCGTCGTCCTGAGCCGCAGCGAGACGCCGGCCATCCAGCGGGCGCTGAGGCCCCTGTATGGGGAGCGGCTGCGCTTCGCCTCGGGCGCCGGCTACAAGATGCTGTGCGTGATCCTGGGGCTGGCCGAGGCCTACGTCCTCTCGGAGGGCAGCACCTTCAAGTGGGACTCGTGCGCCCCCCATGCCATCCTGCGGGCCCTGGGCGGAGGGATGGTGGACCTGGAGGCTGCCCTGCAGGCCTGGTGCGCcggccagcggggggcgctgcCAGAGCTGACCTACAGCCAGCCtgcggggggcgctgtgggggccGAGCGCTGGGCCAACCGGGGCGGCCTGGTGGCCTTCATGCACCGTGAACACCTGGAGGTGGTGCTGGCCACGCTGGCCACTGCTGCCCTGTGA